In Streptomyces sp. NBC_01707, a genomic segment contains:
- a CDS encoding TetR/AcrR family transcriptional regulator — protein MTPGPRRRNTAPPREEVLAAAMATIAERGLDGLTMAGLGREVSMSSGHLLYYFRTKDELLLQALEWSEGRLGARRRELLARQIPVRERLDAYVDLYIPDGHRDPHWTLWLEVWNRSQNADAEARARQAAIERAWHRDLVALLAEGASRGEFRAVDAERYATRLRALLDGFSIHVAIGLPGTDRGGVLAHVREFLDESLA, from the coding sequence ATGACCCCCGGCCCGCGCCGCCGCAACACGGCACCGCCCCGGGAGGAGGTGCTGGCCGCCGCCATGGCCACCATCGCCGAACGCGGTCTGGACGGGCTCACCATGGCCGGTCTCGGCCGTGAGGTCTCCATGAGCAGCGGGCATCTCCTCTACTACTTCCGCACCAAGGACGAGCTGCTGCTGCAGGCCCTGGAGTGGAGCGAGGGCAGGCTCGGAGCGCGGCGGAGGGAACTGCTGGCCCGGCAGATCCCGGTCCGCGAGCGGCTGGACGCGTACGTGGATCTGTACATCCCCGACGGCCACCGCGATCCGCACTGGACGCTCTGGCTGGAGGTGTGGAACCGCTCGCAGAACGCAGACGCCGAGGCGCGTGCCCGGCAGGCCGCGATCGAGCGGGCCTGGCACCGGGACCTGGTGGCGCTGCTGGCGGAGGGCGCGTCACGCGGGGAGTTCCGGGCCGTCGACGCCGAGCGGTACGCGACCCGGCTGCGCGCACTGCTCGACGGGTTCAGCATCCATGTGGCGATCGGCCTGCCGGGCACCGACCGGGGCGGAGTTCTCGCCCATGTACGGGAGTTCCTGGACGAGTCGCTCGCCTGA
- a CDS encoding agmatine deiminase family protein, which produces MTFRMPPEWAPHERTWMAWPGPNVTFTGDDLAESRRAWASVARAVRRFEPVTMVVGPGQAEGARAALGPDVDLVERELDDAWMRDIGPTFVTDGSQLAAVDWVFNGWGAQDWATWEHDAKIARHVADLAGVPVHSSPLVNEGGGIHVDGEGTVLLTETVQLGKERNPGWTKDMVEAEIHSRLGTTKAIWLKCGLTGDYPPHGFGTLGHVDIVAAFAGPGVVVVHTQPDPSHPDHELCMENVEMLRSRTDARGRRLEVVEVPAPTVVRDEDGHWVDYSYINHYVCNGGVVLCGFDDPRDEIAAGIFRRLYPERTVTLVDARTIFAGGGGIHCITQQQPRA; this is translated from the coding sequence ATGACCTTCCGCATGCCGCCCGAGTGGGCCCCGCACGAGCGCACCTGGATGGCCTGGCCGGGGCCCAACGTGACGTTCACCGGTGACGACCTCGCCGAGTCCCGCAGGGCATGGGCGTCGGTGGCCCGCGCCGTACGCCGCTTCGAACCGGTCACCATGGTGGTCGGTCCCGGCCAGGCGGAGGGCGCCCGCGCCGCACTCGGCCCGGACGTCGACCTGGTAGAGCGCGAACTGGACGACGCCTGGATGCGTGACATCGGTCCGACCTTCGTCACCGACGGCAGCCAACTTGCCGCGGTGGACTGGGTCTTCAACGGCTGGGGCGCACAGGACTGGGCGACCTGGGAACACGATGCGAAGATCGCCCGCCACGTCGCGGATCTCGCAGGGGTTCCCGTGCACAGTTCGCCGCTGGTCAACGAGGGCGGCGGCATCCACGTCGACGGCGAGGGCACCGTCCTGCTCACCGAGACCGTCCAGCTCGGCAAGGAACGCAACCCGGGCTGGACCAAGGACATGGTCGAGGCCGAGATCCACTCCAGGCTGGGCACCACGAAGGCGATCTGGCTGAAGTGCGGTCTGACCGGCGACTACCCGCCGCACGGCTTCGGCACCCTCGGCCATGTCGACATCGTCGCCGCGTTCGCCGGCCCCGGAGTCGTCGTCGTCCACACCCAGCCGGACCCGTCCCACCCCGACCACGAGCTCTGCATGGAGAACGTGGAGATGCTCAGGTCCCGGACCGACGCCCGGGGGCGTCGCCTGGAGGTCGTGGAGGTCCCTGCCCCGACCGTGGTGCGGGACGAGGACGGTCACTGGGTCGACTACTCGTACATCAACCACTACGTCTGCAACGGCGGCGTGGTGCTGTGCGGCTTCGACGACCCCCGCGACGAGATCGCCGCGGGCATCTTCCGCCGCCTCTACCCCGAGCGGACCGTGACCCTGGTCGACGCACGTACGATCTTCGCGGGCGGTGGAGGCATCCACTGCATCACGCAGCAGCAGCCGAGGGCCTGA
- a CDS encoding urease subunit alpha produces MDPYAYASVHGPRAGDRVVLGDSGLVVRVESDAQAPGDEFLAGFGKTARDGLHLKAAAVRDTCDVVISNVLVIDAALGIRKVSIGIREGRISSIGRAGNPDTLDGVDVVVGTGTTIVSGEGMIATAGAVDTHVHLLSPRIMEASLASGVTTVIGQEFGPVWGVGVNSPWALRHAFNAFDAWPVNIGFLARGSSSDDAPLVEALAEGGASGFKVHEDMGAHTRALDTALRVAEEHDVQVALHSDGLNECLSVEDTLRVLDGRTIHAFHIEGCGGGHVPNVLKMAGVPNVIGSSTNPTLPFGRDAVAEHYGMIVSVHDLKTDLPGDAAMARDRIRAGTMGAEDVLHDLGAIGITSSDAQGMGRAGETVRRTFAMAGKMKAELGPMEGDGAHDDNARVLRYMAKLTINPAIAHGLAHEIGSIEVGKLADIVLWKPQYFGAKPQLVLKSGFPAYGVTGDPNAATDTCEPLVLGPQFGAYGATPADLSVAFVAKAATELGSDLMPTRRRRVAVRGTRGIGPADLRLNSLIGDVAVDGRSGLVTLDGDPVRSGPAESISLNRLYFL; encoded by the coding sequence ATGGACCCCTACGCATACGCATCGGTCCACGGTCCGCGCGCCGGCGACCGGGTCGTCCTCGGCGACTCCGGCCTGGTGGTGCGCGTCGAGTCGGACGCGCAGGCGCCCGGCGACGAGTTCCTGGCCGGCTTCGGCAAGACCGCGCGCGACGGCCTGCACCTCAAGGCCGCCGCCGTACGCGACACCTGTGACGTCGTCATCAGCAACGTGCTGGTCATCGACGCGGCGCTGGGCATCCGGAAAGTCTCCATCGGCATCCGCGAAGGCCGGATCAGCTCGATCGGACGGGCCGGGAACCCGGACACGCTCGACGGTGTGGACGTCGTCGTCGGTACGGGTACCACGATCGTTTCCGGCGAGGGCATGATCGCGACGGCCGGTGCCGTCGACACCCATGTCCATCTGCTCTCGCCGCGCATCATGGAGGCCTCGCTCGCCTCCGGTGTCACCACCGTCATCGGCCAGGAGTTCGGCCCGGTCTGGGGTGTCGGTGTCAACTCGCCGTGGGCGCTGCGCCACGCGTTCAACGCCTTCGACGCCTGGCCGGTCAACATCGGCTTCCTGGCCCGCGGTTCGTCCTCGGACGACGCGCCGCTGGTGGAGGCACTCGCCGAAGGCGGCGCGTCCGGCTTCAAGGTGCACGAGGACATGGGCGCGCACACCCGGGCGCTCGACACGGCCCTGCGTGTCGCGGAGGAGCATGACGTACAGGTCGCCCTCCACAGCGACGGGCTGAACGAATGCCTCTCCGTCGAGGACACCTTGCGCGTCCTGGACGGCCGGACGATCCACGCCTTCCACATCGAGGGCTGCGGTGGCGGCCACGTACCGAACGTCCTCAAGATGGCGGGCGTCCCGAACGTGATCGGCTCCTCCACCAACCCGACCCTCCCGTTCGGCCGGGACGCGGTCGCCGAGCACTACGGGATGATCGTCTCCGTACACGACCTCAAGACCGACCTGCCCGGGGACGCCGCGATGGCGCGGGACCGGATCAGGGCCGGGACGATGGGTGCCGAGGACGTGCTGCACGATCTCGGCGCGATCGGCATCACCTCGTCGGACGCCCAGGGGATGGGGCGGGCGGGGGAGACCGTACGCCGTACCTTCGCCATGGCCGGGAAGATGAAGGCCGAGCTGGGCCCGATGGAGGGCGACGGCGCGCACGACGACAACGCCCGGGTGCTGCGCTACATGGCAAAGCTGACCATCAACCCCGCCATCGCACACGGTCTCGCGCACGAGATCGGGTCGATCGAGGTGGGCAAGCTCGCCGACATCGTGCTCTGGAAGCCGCAGTACTTCGGCGCGAAGCCGCAGCTCGTGCTGAAGTCGGGCTTCCCGGCCTACGGAGTGACGGGCGACCCCAACGCCGCGACCGACACCTGTGAACCCCTGGTCCTGGGACCGCAGTTCGGAGCGTACGGAGCGACCCCCGCAGACCTCTCGGTGGCCTTCGTGGCAAAGGCCGCGACCGAGCTGGGCTCCGATCTGATGCCGACGCGACGGCGCAGGGTCGCCGTACGCGGCACCCGCGGGATCGGCCCGGCCGACCTCCGGCTCAACTCCCTTATCGGGGACGTGGCGGTGGACGGACGGAGCGGCCTGGTCACGCTGGACGGTGACCCGGTGCGCTCCGGACCCGCCGAATCGATCTCCCTCAACCGCCTCTATTTCCTGTAA
- the ureA gene encoding urease subunit gamma has protein sequence MRLTPTERDRLLLFGAAELARARRARGLRLNIPEATALIADTVCEAARDGRRLAEAIEAARSVLGPDDVLPGVADVVTEVHVEAVFDDGSRLAVVSDPIGAAAGVRPADAAPGAVLPAPPHAEPRPELRLTVRNTASVPVSVTSHFHFFEANPRLDFDRAAAYGMRLCVPAGASVRFDPGGESEVGLLPIGGARIAIGFAGLVDGPLDAPGAKEEALRRAAACGYLGAEDA, from the coding sequence GTGCGACTGACCCCGACCGAGCGCGACCGGCTGCTGCTGTTCGGCGCCGCCGAACTGGCACGGGCGCGCCGCGCGCGTGGACTGAGGCTCAATATCCCCGAGGCGACCGCGCTCATCGCGGACACCGTCTGCGAGGCGGCCCGGGACGGGCGTCGGCTCGCTGAGGCGATCGAGGCCGCGCGCAGCGTGCTGGGACCCGACGACGTCCTGCCCGGCGTGGCGGACGTGGTCACGGAGGTGCATGTGGAGGCCGTCTTCGACGACGGATCCCGGCTCGCCGTCGTCTCCGACCCCATAGGTGCCGCCGCCGGTGTCCGGCCGGCGGACGCCGCGCCCGGCGCCGTGCTGCCCGCACCGCCGCACGCCGAGCCCCGGCCCGAGCTGCGGCTGACCGTGCGCAACACCGCGTCCGTCCCGGTCAGCGTCACCTCGCACTTCCACTTCTTCGAGGCCAACCCGCGGCTCGACTTCGACCGGGCCGCGGCGTACGGAATGCGGCTGTGCGTCCCCGCCGGAGCGTCGGTCCGCTTCGATCCGGGTGGCGAGAGCGAGGTCGGCCTGCTGCCGATCGGCGGCGCCCGGATCGCGATCGGCTTCGCAGGCCTGGTCGACGGTCCGCTGGACGCGCCCGGAGCGAAGGAAGAGGCCCTGCGGCGTGCGGCGGCCTGCGGCTATCTCGGAGCGGAGGACGCCTGA
- a CDS encoding branched-chain amino acid aminotransferase, which yields MTTTTIELKPSSTPLSDAEREAILANPGFGRYFTDHMVIIKWTEGRGWHDGQLVPYGPLSIDPATNVLHYAQEIFEGLKAYRQPDGSVATFRPEANAKRFQRSAHRLAMPELPVETFIEACDVLVQQDKAWVPAHGGEESLYLRPFMIASEVGLGVKPANEYLFIVIASPAGAYFPGGVKPVSIWLSENRVRAVPGGMGDAKTGGNYAASLLAQAEAAEKGCEQVAYLDAVEHKWVEELGGMNLYFVYGDKIVTPALTGSLLAGVTRDSLLRVARDLGYESEESRVSIDQWRADTENGTLTEVFACGTAAVITPVGIVKSAGGEWTQSGGKPGEVTMKLRDRLLDVQRGIAEDTHGWMHPLG from the coding sequence ATGACGACGACCACGATCGAGCTCAAGCCTTCTTCCACCCCGCTGTCCGACGCGGAGCGCGAGGCGATCCTGGCCAACCCCGGATTCGGCCGCTACTTCACCGATCACATGGTGATCATCAAGTGGACCGAAGGCCGCGGCTGGCACGACGGCCAGCTCGTCCCCTACGGCCCGCTGTCCATCGATCCCGCCACCAACGTCCTGCACTACGCGCAGGAGATCTTCGAGGGGCTCAAGGCCTACCGCCAGCCCGACGGATCGGTGGCCACGTTCCGCCCCGAGGCCAACGCCAAGCGCTTCCAGCGCTCGGCGCACCGTCTCGCCATGCCCGAGTTGCCGGTGGAGACGTTCATCGAGGCGTGTGACGTGCTGGTCCAGCAGGACAAGGCGTGGGTTCCGGCGCACGGCGGCGAGGAGTCGCTCTACCTGCGCCCGTTCATGATCGCGTCCGAGGTCGGCCTCGGTGTGAAGCCTGCCAACGAGTACCTCTTCATCGTCATCGCCTCGCCCGCCGGCGCCTACTTCCCCGGTGGTGTGAAGCCGGTCTCCATCTGGCTCTCCGAGAACCGGGTCCGTGCCGTCCCCGGCGGCATGGGCGACGCCAAGACCGGCGGCAACTACGCCGCGTCCCTCCTCGCCCAGGCCGAGGCCGCCGAGAAGGGCTGCGAGCAGGTCGCGTACCTCGACGCGGTCGAGCACAAGTGGGTCGAGGAGCTCGGCGGCATGAACCTGTACTTCGTGTACGGGGACAAGATCGTCACCCCGGCCCTGACCGGCTCGCTGCTCGCCGGTGTCACCCGTGACTCGCTGCTCCGGGTCGCCCGTGACCTCGGCTACGAGTCCGAGGAGAGCCGCGTCTCCATCGACCAGTGGCGCGCCGACACCGAGAACGGCACTCTCACCGAGGTGTTCGCCTGCGGCACCGCAGCCGTCATCACCCCCGTCGGCATCGTCAAGTCCGCGGGCGGCGAGTGGACCCAGAGCGGCGGCAAGCCCGGCGAGGTCACGATGAAGCTGCGCGACCGGCTCCTCGACGTCCAGCGCGGTATCGCGGAGGACACCCACGGCTGGATGCACCCGCTCGGGTGA
- a CDS encoding 3-isopropylmalate dehydrogenase, producing MSRSINLAVIPGDGIGQEVVAQGLKVLNAVLPQDVKLETKEFDFGAKRYHATGETLTDADVQALKQHDAILLGAIGDPSVPSGVLERGFLLKLRFLFDHHVNLRPSKLLPGVATPLKGQPEIDFVVVREGTEGPYTGNGGSIRTGTPHEVATEVSVNTAFGVERVVRDAFARAQARPRKKLTLVHKNNVLTYAGHLWTNIFNKVAAEFPDVTTDYLHVDAATIFLVTQPERFDVIVTDNLFGDIITDLAAAVSGGIGVAASGNINPSGEFPSMFEPVHGSAPDIAGQGKADPTAAILSVALLLRHLGYEAEAARIEDAVSADLAERGDTPRTTSEIGDALAVRVAG from the coding sequence ATGTCTCGCAGCATCAATCTCGCAGTGATCCCTGGTGACGGTATCGGCCAGGAGGTCGTGGCTCAGGGCCTCAAGGTCCTCAATGCTGTTCTCCCGCAGGATGTGAAGCTGGAGACCAAGGAGTTCGACTTCGGCGCCAAGCGCTACCACGCGACCGGTGAGACCCTCACCGACGCGGATGTCCAGGCGCTCAAGCAGCACGACGCGATCCTGCTCGGCGCGATCGGTGACCCCTCGGTCCCGTCGGGCGTCCTGGAGCGCGGTTTCCTGTTGAAGCTCCGTTTCCTCTTCGACCACCATGTGAACCTGCGGCCGTCGAAGCTGCTTCCGGGTGTCGCGACCCCGCTCAAGGGCCAGCCGGAGATCGACTTCGTCGTGGTCCGCGAGGGCACCGAAGGTCCGTACACCGGCAACGGCGGCTCGATCCGCACCGGCACCCCGCACGAGGTCGCCACCGAGGTCTCGGTCAACACCGCGTTCGGCGTCGAGCGTGTGGTCCGGGACGCCTTCGCCCGCGCCCAGGCCCGCCCGCGCAAGAAGCTGACACTGGTCCACAAGAACAACGTGCTGACCTACGCCGGGCACCTGTGGACCAACATCTTCAACAAGGTCGCGGCCGAGTTCCCGGACGTCACCACCGACTACCTGCACGTGGACGCGGCGACGATCTTCCTCGTCACGCAGCCCGAGCGGTTCGACGTGATCGTCACCGACAACCTCTTCGGCGACATCATCACCGACCTCGCCGCGGCCGTCTCCGGCGGCATCGGCGTCGCGGCCTCGGGCAACATCAACCCGAGCGGTGAGTTCCCCTCGATGTTCGAGCCGGTCCACGGCTCCGCCCCGGACATCGCGGGTCAGGGCAAGGCCGACCCCACGGCCGCGATCCTCTCCGTCGCCCTCCTGCTGCGCCACCTCGGCTACGAGGCCGAGGCCGCCCGCATCGAGGACGCCGTCTCCGCCGACCTGGCGGAACGGGGCGACACCCCTCGTACGACCTCGGAAATCGGCGACGCGCTCGCGGTACGCGTAGCCGGCTGA
- a CDS encoding metallophosphoesterase family protein, producing MDIPRFGIPEKLADRMSMAEQHDYLRTRLTRRGALRAGAATAAVVGAGLAASPAYAAPTVLSSRSSSTQVDGSLVAPFGRHLAYGADPKTQMRISWQVPFAVRRPYIRIGLKPWALSRKIDAEVRHLTTPLLNDGKIAAAEQFYVHAGLDRLQPGTTYYYGVGHDGFDPADTRNLGTLGTFTTAPSHAEPFTFTAFGDQGVSYHALGNDQLILGQNPAFHLHAGDICYADPSGSGQTSDTYDARTWDQFLAQTETVSKTVPWMVTTGNHDMEAWYSPDGYGGQNARWSLPDNGPDPVGQPGAYSFVHGNVGVVALDANDVSYEIPANFGISDGGQTRWLDRRLGELRARHDIDFIVVFFHHCAFSTTNAHASDGGVRDAWVPLFEKHQVDLVINGHNHVYERTDAILKNAVARKVPIGERTDPTRDGIVYVTAGGAGKALYDFPAPDTYEGHVKDQESVNTYHVVKGGGRATETVEWSRVRYTGFSFLAVEVEPGRHARMKVTALAESGERIDHFEISRG from the coding sequence ATGGACATCCCTCGCTTCGGCATTCCCGAGAAGCTCGCCGACCGAATGAGCATGGCTGAGCAGCACGACTACCTGCGCACCCGGCTCACCCGGCGTGGCGCGCTCCGCGCCGGTGCCGCGACCGCGGCCGTCGTCGGCGCCGGACTCGCCGCCTCGCCCGCCTACGCCGCGCCCACCGTGCTCTCCTCGCGCAGCTCCTCCACCCAGGTGGACGGTTCGCTCGTCGCCCCGTTCGGCCGGCATCTCGCGTACGGCGCCGACCCGAAGACGCAGATGCGGATCTCCTGGCAGGTTCCGTTCGCCGTCAGGCGCCCGTACATCCGGATCGGCCTCAAGCCGTGGGCGCTGAGCCGGAAGATCGACGCCGAGGTGCGGCATCTGACGACCCCGCTGCTGAACGACGGCAAGATCGCGGCCGCCGAGCAGTTCTACGTGCACGCGGGACTGGACCGGCTGCAACCCGGCACGACGTACTACTACGGCGTCGGCCACGACGGCTTCGACCCGGCCGACACCCGCAACCTGGGCACTCTCGGCACCTTCACCACCGCGCCCTCGCACGCCGAGCCCTTCACCTTCACCGCCTTCGGCGACCAGGGCGTCAGCTACCACGCCCTCGGCAACGACCAGCTGATCCTGGGCCAGAACCCGGCCTTCCACCTGCACGCGGGCGACATCTGCTACGCCGACCCGTCCGGTTCCGGCCAGACGAGCGACACGTACGACGCCCGCACCTGGGACCAGTTCCTGGCGCAGACGGAGACCGTGTCGAAGACCGTGCCCTGGATGGTGACCACCGGCAACCACGACATGGAGGCCTGGTACTCGCCGGACGGCTACGGCGGCCAGAACGCCCGCTGGTCGCTGCCGGACAACGGCCCCGACCCGGTGGGCCAGCCCGGCGCCTACTCGTTCGTGCACGGCAATGTCGGCGTGGTCGCGCTCGACGCCAACGACGTCTCGTACGAGATCCCCGCCAACTTCGGGATCAGCGACGGCGGACAGACCCGCTGGCTCGACCGGCGCCTCGGTGAGCTGCGGGCCCGTCACGACATCGACTTCATCGTCGTGTTCTTCCACCACTGCGCCTTCTCGACGACCAACGCGCACGCCTCGGACGGCGGGGTGCGGGACGCCTGGGTGCCGCTCTTCGAGAAGCACCAGGTGGACCTGGTCATCAACGGCCACAACCACGTCTACGAGCGCACCGACGCGATCCTGAAGAACGCGGTCGCGCGGAAGGTGCCGATCGGCGAGCGCACCGACCCGACGCGGGACGGCATCGTGTACGTCACGGCGGGCGGCGCGGGCAAGGCGCTGTACGACTTCCCGGCGCCGGACACGTACGAGGGGCACGTCAAGGACCAGGAGAGCGTGAACACGTACCACGTGGTCAAGGGCGGTGGCAGGGCCACCGAGACCGTGGAGTGGTCGCGGGTGCGCTACACCGGCTTCTCGTTCCTCGCGGTCGAGGTCGAGCCCGGACGGCACGCCCGGATGAAGGTCACCGCGCTCGCCGAGTCGGGCGAGCGCATCGACCACTTCGAGATCAGCCGCGGATGA
- a CDS encoding GNAT family N-acetyltransferase — protein MTEPLWHTVHTYELTPTARDGIRAFLDTAFEGGFSDDDWDHTLGGIHTYARDDSGLLAHGSVVQRRVIHAHRSYRVGYVEGVAVRADRRREGLGDRVMTALEAVIDGAYAFGALSASDTGAALYAARDWQVWQGQIGVQGLSGVVPLPDEEGSTYVRGAAGRPLPSTSRKLIFDWRDGDVL, from the coding sequence ATGACTGAGCCGTTGTGGCACACCGTGCACACCTACGAGCTGACCCCGACCGCCCGCGACGGGATCCGCGCCTTCCTCGACACCGCCTTCGAGGGCGGCTTCAGCGACGACGACTGGGACCACACCCTTGGTGGCATCCACACCTACGCACGCGACGACAGCGGGCTTCTCGCGCATGGGAGTGTCGTCCAGCGCCGGGTGATCCACGCTCACCGCTCGTACCGCGTCGGATATGTCGAGGGCGTGGCGGTCCGCGCCGACCGGCGGCGCGAGGGACTCGGCGACCGGGTGATGACGGCGTTGGAGGCGGTCATCGACGGGGCGTACGCCTTCGGGGCACTGTCCGCCTCCGACACCGGGGCCGCGCTGTACGCGGCGCGCGACTGGCAGGTGTGGCAGGGGCAGATCGGCGTGCAGGGGCTGAGCGGCGTGGTGCCGCTGCCGGACGAGGAGGGCAGCACGTACGTCCGTGGCGCGGCCGGACGCCCGCTGCCCTCCACGTCCCGGAAGTTGATCTTCGACTGGCGTGACGGCGATGTGCTGTGA
- a CDS encoding CDP-alcohol phosphatidyltransferase family protein produces MNGLYALKPWYADRLSGVRATLVRREVSPDTLTAAGVASAAGAAAALAWLPTGLAALPVAVLLAARLAFANLDGALARETGRTTRRGAVLNELGDRAADLLMLAGFLTLAPLWLVAAAGLAATLPSWVSLAGAAAGAPRRNGGPVGKTERCLLVVVAAASGWVVPVLAAIAVGSLLTAAVRLVRLWRDLA; encoded by the coding sequence ATGAACGGCCTCTACGCTCTGAAGCCGTGGTACGCGGACCGGCTCTCCGGTGTCCGCGCCACGCTCGTCCGCCGCGAGGTGTCGCCCGACACCCTCACCGCCGCCGGTGTGGCCTCGGCGGCCGGTGCCGCCGCCGCACTGGCCTGGCTGCCCACCGGCCTCGCCGCCCTGCCGGTCGCCGTACTGCTCGCCGCCCGGCTCGCCTTCGCCAACCTCGACGGGGCGCTGGCCCGCGAGACGGGCCGGACCACCCGGCGCGGTGCGGTACTCAACGAACTCGGCGACCGGGCGGCCGATCTGCTGATGCTGGCCGGCTTCCTGACGCTCGCCCCGCTGTGGCTGGTGGCGGCGGCCGGGCTCGCGGCGACCCTGCCGTCCTGGGTGTCGCTGGCCGGCGCGGCGGCCGGCGCGCCCCGGCGCAACGGCGGCCCGGTCGGCAAGACCGAGCGCTGCCTGCTGGTCGTCGTCGCGGCGGCGAGCGGCTGGGTGGTTCCGGTCCTGGCCGCGATCGCCGTCGGTTCGCTGCTGACCGCGGCCGTCCGGCTGGTCCGGCTGTGGCGGGACCTCGCATGA
- a CDS encoding phosphatidate cytidylyltransferase, giving the protein MSAALIAEEAAARAVPLVAGVLGAGGVAVAVLPSKVRMRAELRRRWRTWALVAPVFLGAYLLGDGGTFVLAAGLGVIAVSEFVRMAGSARGDHAVLVTAAVALPALAWLAPHLLDLRAAALLLIAAAVPSLLAGDDRSGFTRTARTAFGLLWIPVALTGLVTLGGTGVAVGLAVALGDVGAWCGGTAMGRRGPLSRPLSPLSPNKTWAGVMGAAVATALLLLLIGAFALPLWGAVLGGCVLGDLLESMVKRESGVKDAGSWLPGFGGLLDRIDSLLVALLLTMVTV; this is encoded by the coding sequence ATGAGCGCGGCACTGATCGCCGAGGAGGCGGCGGCGCGGGCCGTGCCGCTGGTCGCCGGCGTGCTGGGGGCCGGCGGGGTCGCCGTCGCCGTACTGCCGTCGAAGGTCCGGATGCGCGCCGAGCTGCGCAGGCGGTGGCGGACCTGGGCGCTGGTCGCACCGGTCTTCCTGGGGGCGTACCTCCTGGGCGACGGCGGGACGTTCGTCCTGGCCGCGGGGCTCGGGGTGATCGCGGTGAGCGAGTTCGTCCGGATGGCGGGGTCGGCACGCGGGGACCATGCGGTGCTCGTCACGGCGGCGGTCGCCCTCCCGGCCCTCGCGTGGCTGGCACCGCACCTCCTCGACCTGCGGGCGGCGGCTCTGCTGCTGATCGCCGCCGCGGTTCCTTCGCTGCTGGCCGGGGACGACAGATCCGGCTTCACCCGCACCGCCCGTACCGCGTTCGGACTGCTGTGGATCCCGGTCGCACTGACCGGCCTGGTGACGCTCGGCGGGACGGGGGTCGCGGTGGGCCTGGCGGTGGCGCTCGGCGATGTCGGTGCCTGGTGCGGCGGTACGGCAATGGGTCGTCGCGGACCGCTGTCCCGGCCGCTGTCGCCGCTCTCCCCCAACAAGACCTGGGCGGGGGTGATGGGCGCGGCGGTCGCAACGGCGCTGCTCCTGCTGCTCATCGGCGCGTTCGCGCTGCCGCTGTGGGGTGCGGTGCTCGGCGGCTGTGTCCTGGGTGACCTGCTGGAATCGATGGTCAAGCGGGAGTCCGGGGTGAAGGACGCGGGTAGCTGGCTGCCCGGCTTCGGCGGCCTGCTCGACCGGATCGACTCCCTGCTGGTGGCCCTTCTCCTGACGATGGTGACGGTGTGA